Within the Nocardioides humi genome, the region CTGGGACCCCCAGCGCATGTACATCGGCCGCGACCTCAACAACTCGGGCCGGCTGTTCTACCGCAGCTGGGTGGCGTTCCCCGCCTCCAACGACCCGACCGAGGGCACGACCCCCGTTCCGGACCTCGCCACCGACACCGGCACCACGACCGACGGCGGCCTGTCCTGGAGCTTCACCGTCCGCGACGGCGTGAAGTGGGAGGACGGCAAGGACATCACGTGTGAGGACTTCAAGTACGGCGCGTCGCGCAACTTCGCGACCGACGTGATCATCGGCGGTCCCGCCAACTACCTCTTCACCTACCTCGACGTCCCCACCGGCGCCGACGACCTGCCCGAGTACAAGGGCCCGTACTCCAAGGTCGGCCAGGACCTCTTCGACAAGGCCGTCACCTGCGAGGGCCAGACGATCACCTACCGGTTCAAGAAGCCGTGGCCGGACTTCCCGCAGTCGATGGCGTCCCTGCGCTACATGGACCCGTACCGCGAGGACCTCGACAAGGGCGACGCGAACAACTACGTCATCATCTCGAACGGTCCCTACAAGCTGGACGGCGACTGGAAGAAGGGCACGGGCGGCAAGTTCGTGCGCAACGAGAACTGGGACTCCAGCACCGACGAGATCCGCAAGGCCTACCCGGACACCTGGGACTTCCGCGAGGGTGACACCGACGAGGCGATCTACGAGCAGCTGCTCGCCGACTCCGGTGACGCGCAGTACGCCGTGACCGAGCGTCGTCTCCCGCCGGCCCTGTTCAGCCGGAAGGACGAGGCCGGGGACCGCTACACGAAGGTGGAGTCGCCGTACGTCGACTACGTGCTGCCGAACTTCAACTCCGAGGTCTTCAAGGACGCCAACTGCCGTGAGGCGCTGAAGCTGGCGACCGACCGGGCCGCGTGGATCAAGGCCGGTGGCGGCGAGAACTACTTCAAGGCCGCCGACTCGATCATCAACCCGGCCGTTCCGGGCTACCAGCCGAACCCGTCGTTCGCGGACATCCCGGCCGAGGGTGACACCGACGCCGCCGCTGCCGCGCTCGAGCAGTGCTCGGCGCCGAAGCCGGTGAAGATCAAGTTCACCTACTCCGGTGGCACGCCCACCTCCGACAAGCAGGCCTCCGCGCTGAAGGCCGGCTGGGACAAGGCCGGCTTCGAGACCGAGCTGGACCCGCTGGAGGACACCTACTACTCCGTGATCCAGAAGCCGGACGCCGACTTCGACGTCACCTGGGGTGGTTGGGGTGCTGACTGGCCGTCGGCCGGCACCGTCATCCCGCCGCTGTTCGACAGCCGGATCAACCTGACCGGCGACTCCAACGGCAACGACTACGGCAACTACAAGGGTGGCCCCGAGGTCAACCAGATGATCGACGACGCCTACGCCGAGCCCGACGTGGACGCCGCCGCCGACAAGTGGACCGCGGTCGACGCCAAGCTGGGTGAGGACGTCGCCTACATCCCGCTGGAGATCACGCTGTTCAACTTCCTCCACGGAGGCAAGGTGACCGGCTACGCCAACAACATCTCGGTGAACGGCTACGCCGACCTCGCCGTGGTGGGCGTCGAGAAGTGAGTCTCTGACCCCACACCACACACAGTCGGGGGTCGCCCCTCGTGGCGGCCCCCGACTGTCGGTGCCCATCGGCCGCCATCGTCAGTAGAGGTCTGCTGTGCTCGCCTACGTCATCCGCCGGGTCTTCGCCGGCGTGATCATGCTCATCGTGATGAGCATCGTCACCTTCGCCCTGTTCTTCGCCACGCCGATCGACCAGGAGACGTTCATCTGCGGCAAGAACTGCTCCGCCGCGCAGAAGAAGCAGACGGCGGCGGCCCTGGGCTACGACGACAACTTCGCCGAGCAGTGGGTGGCCTTCGCGAAGGGCGTGGTCGTCGGGCGCGACTACCCCAACGACCCGAAGCTGCGCGAGACCGCCCCGCAGACCATCGCCCGTTGCGACGCGCCCTGCCTGGGCTACTCGCGCCAGCAGTCGAACACG harbors:
- a CDS encoding ABC transporter substrate-binding protein, whose protein sequence is MAFTKKPLAAVAATALAATLAACGGGSGDDDKGSSGGPAEKGGDAIFLVGVRNVEHWDPQRMYIGRDLNNSGRLFYRSWVAFPASNDPTEGTTPVPDLATDTGTTTDGGLSWSFTVRDGVKWEDGKDITCEDFKYGASRNFATDVIIGGPANYLFTYLDVPTGADDLPEYKGPYSKVGQDLFDKAVTCEGQTITYRFKKPWPDFPQSMASLRYMDPYREDLDKGDANNYVIISNGPYKLDGDWKKGTGGKFVRNENWDSSTDEIRKAYPDTWDFREGDTDEAIYEQLLADSGDAQYAVTERRLPPALFSRKDEAGDRYTKVESPYVDYVLPNFNSEVFKDANCREALKLATDRAAWIKAGGGENYFKAADSIINPAVPGYQPNPSFADIPAEGDTDAAAAALEQCSAPKPVKIKFTYSGGTPTSDKQASALKAGWDKAGFETELDPLEDTYYSVIQKPDADFDVTWGGWGADWPSAGTVIPPLFDSRINLTGDSNGNDYGNYKGGPEVNQMIDDAYAEPDVDAAADKWTAVDAKLGEDVAYIPLEITLFNFLHGGKVTGYANNISVNGYADLAVVGVEK